In Candidatus Melainabacteria bacterium, the genomic stretch GTGCCGATCACCTGATTGCCGAGAAATACGGCACGCGTGAGCGGTTTGTGATCGAGGGTCGCAGTGCCGGTGGATTGCTCATGGGTGTGGTCGTCAACCTGCGACCCGACCTGTGCAAGGCTGCCGTCATGGGCGTGCCCTTCGTCGACGTGATCAACACGATGCTCGACGACAGTCTGCCGCTCACAGCTGGTGAGTTCCTCGAGTGGGGCAATCCGAAGGACCCTGAGTTCTTCCGGTACATGCTCTCGTACTCGCCCTACGACAACGTCCGCGCTCAGGACTATCCGACTCTGCTCATCCACTCGGCTCTGCGCGACAACGCTGTGCCGTACTGGGAGCCGGCCAAGATCGCGGCCAAGCTGCGTGCCATGAAGACTGACAGCAACCCGCTCATCTTCAAGATTCTTCTGGAAGGTGGCGGACATGCAGGTCTTTCCGCACGCACCGATAAGTTGAAGGAAGAGGCTTTCCGCTTCGCCTTCATTCTCGACCAGCTCGGCATCAAGAGTTGATCGCAGTTGCAGGCAGGGAGTCCCGGCTTTTGTCATCGATTTCGATGACGAGGCCGGGCTCCTTTTTTTTGCTTTTGCTACTATTTAATATCGTGTATAGCATCCAGGCTCGACCTTTAAGGTGTGACTTGTCGCCAGGCATAAGCTATCGCGAGGCTACCCCAAATATCTAGCCTCTTTGCAACCCGCGCTGATTGCGCAAACCATCTGGAAAACGTCATTAACCTGTAGCTGTGCGAGCCGCGCTAGCACCTGAAGAACGGCATTTCGAGTTTTCGCTTCGCTAGCCCTGCAAAAGTCGGTGGCGGGATCAAAATAAATGTCGATCCGGTTTGCCATTCGGGCTTTGGATGTTGTAAAGATGAAGTATCTATGCCCAATTCATATTTTCTCGGAGCCAACCCACAGAAAACTTCTGCGAGTTAATGCCCACGCCCAGAGCAGCCATTCGTGACCGTTTCTAAGACGTGAGTGCCGAGCCGACTTGATGCAGAGCATAGATTTTCTATCCGATCCGTTCCTACGTCCATTACCCGAGAGGGGTGATTCGACGCATACGGGGTGACGAAGGAAAGGAGATCGCCATGATCCTTTACGTCACCGCCGCTCTTGGTCACACCAACATCACCAAGAACAACGAAACAGGTGCAATTCACTTCAACACGGCGTCCGGCGTCTCAGAGGCGTACACGGGCGAATTCCAGATCATTGCCGACCATGGTGCTTACGTCGACGTCTTCGGTGACGTCGAGGTCGTCGCGGAGAACGGTTCCCACGTCTGTGGCTACTTCGGTTCGCGTATCGTTGCTCGTGTCGGCGCCATGGTCACTGCAGAAGAAGGGTGCCAGGTCTTTGCGGAGAACGGTTCGTTCGTTACGGCGTACGATGGTTCCCGCGTTGACGCGCTTTACGGTTCCCAGATCAAGGCTCGGTGTGGCAGCTTCGTCGTCGCCCATGAGGGCGCCCTCGTTGACCAGTTCACCGGTTGCAAGGTTGTGGACCCGTCCGGCAGTCTGGTTTCGTTGGGCACGATTGTGACAACGACGCTGATGGGCCGGTGATTTTGTCGCGTGTAAGCAAATGAGTTCGCCAGCTTCTGGTTGACGGACTCATTTGCTTGCGACAAATCATGCCCCTTTCCCCGCAAAAAAAATTTGGATCTGGTCTACTATCGCTAGTAAAAGACTAGTATTTCAGTGAAATGGAACCAACCACTCTGTCCAGGGTCTCCAGGCTTGGTACAAACTTCGCACGGGAGAGGTTTTCAGCGTACTTCTGGCTCTTTGCCAGAGGTAGATCTTTGGGCATTCCTGCAGCTTTGACCGGCCAGAAGAATGAGACGTAATACCGACCGTCTTTTGTCAGCCCCTGGAATGTGTAAAAAAAATCTGATTCGTTCACTGGTGGATCGCCGTTTCCGTAGACGCTGACGTATGAAACACCAGAGCCCTGAGTGAAGTTGACGCGCCTGGTTTGCGCGTGCAACATCTCATGTCCGTCCGAACCTGGCAAGATTGGCATGGTTTGCAGGCTTTTGTCTGAAGCGGCCGCTGTTACTTTCTTCAGATCCGAAATAATTTTCTGAAATTCAGCTTGTTTCTTTCTGGGGAATACAGCCTGATATTCTGCCACTGGATAGATGAGCAGATGCGGCTCATTGAAGCTGTTATCCCCGTACTGCAGTTTCTTTCCGTCGAAAATAATTCTTGTGTGCATGGGTGAGCCGCTCAGTGAAATATCGCCGTCTTCGCCGTAGGGGTCTTTCGGCACGATTTCCACTTTCGTTGTTTTGGCTATTCCGGTCGTATCCAGCTCTATAGTGAGTTTGCTGACCGCTCCAGCCGTGGCGCTCTTTTGGGCCGGTGCTGCATTGCAGGCAGTTGAGGCGAAACCAATACTAATTGCGACCAGCGATGAAAGAGCAAACTTTAGCGATGTCATGCACAAATCCTCAGCAATGAAACTGAAATATACACTGGTCGCCGGAAAAATTTAGAGGCACACCCCTGCCCGTCACGTTATTTTTGGCCATTTCGTACTCGGAAAATTCACAGTTTATTCCGGTAATAGTTCCTGACCATCAAACATACTGCATCGAGTCAGTAGGCATGCGTCTTGGCGCAAATTCGAAAGGGAGCATAGATATGGGCAAACACCATCAGGGGGCCGGCGGTGCTGATACCCACGGCGGAGCCGATAGCCGTAGTGGTGGCGACAGTCATCAGATACACGGTGGCAGTGAGACGCACTCTAGTCTTGACGCTGTGAGACATGAAACATTTGGATGCCCGCCGAAACATAGTGATGTTCAGACACCGTCACGTGTATCTAATGTGGTTGCCGACAATTCTGCGGGTGGATCGACTACACATCCGACTGAAGGAAGCATCGTCTCGCACCCAACCGAAGGAGGCACCACTACGCACCCGACTGAAGGAGGAGTGACTCCACCGCCTACAGACGGTGGTGTGAACAATCCGCCGACTGAGGGCGGAGAAACTCATCCACCTCCAACAGATGGCGGTGAAAATCCGCCACCTCGCCCTGATGTGCCTCCTCCACAACGGAAACATCATCATGGTGGTGTCATATTGCCACCGCTTGAAATTGTCCAGCCTTTCGTGCGCATCGAGGCTGACAACGGCAATGAATCCACCATTACCACATCACCCAACGGAGGAAATCCGTCTATCACTGCACCTGGACGACCAGGCATAACAGTTCAGTAGCGATGTAGATGAAGGTAAATCAAGCGTGCACTATTTTGGTGGCACGCTTGATTCTCTTTCAGACCTCTATTGTGAATAATTAGTACCTGGAGTGGCTCTCAGAGCCTGGCGATAAGTGTGAAATTTCGGTGACCTGTTGATCGCCGCTCGTGCGAACCTGGTACCGAATATAGTGTTTATTCTTTTTGATTGGACTTGTTGTTAGATCTCGAGATCGATGTTTCCGGGCACGCCAGGCTCGACTGTGTCGGCGTTGTCGGTTTTGTGCTCGGAAGTTATCCTGGTCGTAATAAACACTTGAAATGGCTGCTGCAATTCGAGCAAATTGATGTTGTTCTCATTGCATCCTCAGCAGCGGCGGTTCGGTTACTCAGCGCAGTTTTTACACGCAACAGCAGGCTTTTACTTTCGGGCACGAAAGGGGGTGGCAAGTAGCTTCAAAGATCAGCTCGATCTCACGTTGACCGACCGGAACAGTGTTTTAATCTCATTCACTACCAGACGAGAACAATTATGAGTGCTCAGTTGACAGGGTTTCAGCTCGGCGGATTGCTCAAACAGCGACGATATCAGGCGCAGGTTGGCCAGAGCGCCAACGCGATTAGCCTCGACGGAGGAAATTCCTGGTGGGAGTTCTATCTGGAAGACAAGGACTTCGCCATCGGCGGAGCCGTTACTCACAGTCTTCCGGCTCAGGAAGAATGGAACCCGATTCACGCGGGGCTCTCCTATTCAGTTGTCGAGGTCGGTTCGGACACCGATAGCCCGTTCCTCGTCGTTCGTTTTGGCTTTCCCGAAAGCCGGTCGTTCGTCTTCCGGGTGCGCACGCGGCCAATTCAGCTGGTTCGCATTGACTCGGAGGGCAAAATGAGTGATGCCGGGACCGGTGACGAGCATACACTCGATGTTATCGAATACGTCGGGCGGGTCGAGGAAGTCTTGCCTGATTGGCGGGATCGGCCTCAGCGCGTGTTGCGCTGAGCCAATCTCGGCTGTCGATCTGGTGCCGTATGCGGTGCTAATCGACGGGCGTCGTTAGTTGCAGTTCCTGTTTCCAACAATACTCTCTCGGAGGCATTCAGAATGATGCGCCGTATCTCTATGTGGAACATCACCAAAGTGGTGAGTGCGAACATCACCGCTGGCAAGCCCAGTGTCGAGTCGCGGATGTACTCCGACTCGAACGTGCTTGCTGTGATCACCGTCGGCCGCGATCACAATTACCTTAATCCCGGGCATTACGTCGTTGTCGACCATGCTCTCGAGGGACCCGAAACGAGCTTGAGCGTTCGCATCACGCCCGCCGACGTCAATTTTGACCTGGAGTCTAACTGCGATCCTGCTTCGCATTGGAAGTTCGTCGGCATCTTGCTCAGCCCTCGTGAGCCGGTGCCCTGTGCCGTTCATGTGCTGTCCGGCAAGACGGCGGAGGAGTCTTGCATCATATCATGGCGTCAGCAAGATGCCTCGAATTCGTAACGGTGTCATGATGCATTGAATTCATGGTCCGTCGAGGCGTTGGCCAGTGGACGCTCCTGTTCCGGAGCGTCCACCTTTTTTTGGACCTTTGAGGCACCGCAGGTAGTACTATTAGGGGCTCGACACTACTGAACCTGCGATGCCTGGCTCGCTTGCAATGAAAGCATTTTTCGGGCGTATGCGAATTGTTCAGGCGTAGGTTGGTCCGAGCATGACTGCATCGATTCTGTCTGCATCGATTCTGCCTGTGCAATCAGTGGCGTTTGTTGTGATTGCTGCGTAGCCGTGTATTGGCGAGCTGTTTCACTCGAACCTTTCTGGAAACGCTCAGCGGCCTCTGCTGCCAGGACTATAAATGCCTTGCCGACACCTTTCTCTTTTGCCGTTATGGCATTGGCGAGGATGGTTGGGACATTGTTTGCCAACTGATAGGCATTCACATTGGTTGGCTCTACGCGCGGTATTTTATCCAGATGAGTTATGTCCACGGTGGTGGCGTCAGTCGCCAGCAGAGTTTCATCGTTGAATTGAGGAAGCGACCCGGCAAATTTTGTTGCTGGTTTTGCAAATGCCAGAGTTCGGGAGGGTTTGTGAATGGCATAGTAGCCGCTCATATACTCGCGCCAGATTTGAGCCACTACGGTGCCGCCTGTGACATTGTGACCCTTAACGGCTTGATTCTTATCACTGCCGCCCCAGACCGCCGTCACTGTATCGGGTGTGAACCCAGCAAACCAGATATCTCTGGCGCCGTCAGCGGTGCCCGTTTTGCCGGCAACTGGTATTCCTGGCAGGCGTGCCTGTGTGCCGGTACCTCTGTTGACTACATCTTGCATCGCATCGACAAGCGTTGCCACGCTAGCTGCAGGTAGATTGCTGCTCGGGGTAGCGCGGAAGGCAATCTTTTTGCCGTCCGCAGTATCTATTTCTCTCAGTGCTTGCGGCGGCATGTAAACACCATTTCTAGCTAGTGTGGCATAAGCCGTGGCCATCTCCAGTGGAGATACCGCACAAGTTCCTAGTGCCAGTGATGGATAGGGATCCATTTTTGATTGCAGTCCGGCAGCGCGGGCAGCGTCGATCACCGGTTGAATACCGGTCAGCATTGCAATGCGAATGGCGCAAATGTTTCGCGAATTAATCAAGGCATCGCGAACGGTCACCCATCCCTTGAACTGTCCGTCAAAATTTTTGGGTTTCCATGCCGGACCGCACTCTTCCTTGTATTCCAGCGGGGCATCATTGATCATCGAGTCAGGCTCGAGGATGCCGTTCATCAGACCGGCTAGATAAACAAATGGTTTGAAACACGAGCCGGCGGTGTGAGGAAATAGAGCTCGATTCCACTGATTGTCTTTGTAATCGCCTACGCCTCCCACCATTGCTATAACAGCACTATCACTGACATTGAGCGACACCAATGCTCCCTGGTTGACGCCGCGTGGTGCATTCTTGATACCACGAGTCAGTTTTTCACTAGCCAATTTTTGAGCTTCAGGGTCGAGATTTGTGTACACTCTCAGGTCCTGTGTCCACATGCTGGGTCCGAATTCTCTTTTCACTTGCTCAAGAGCAAATGCGATGTAATAGGGATATTTGATCGGAGTGGCTCCCTTATTGAAAGCTAGCTTCTGTGACTTGAGAGTTTTTGCTTCTTCGCGCGAGATGTAGCCGTACTCGGCCATTTTGTCCAGCACATCATGCTGGCGGCTTATAGCGAGCTTGATATTTGCCGGATTTCCATAGACTGACGGCGATTTGATCAGCCCGGCTAGAAATGCCGATTCGGCGACATTTAATTGAGAAGCGTGCTTATTGAAGTAATTGTTGGCCGCCCTTTCGATACCATATACGCCACCGCCAAAGTAAATCTCATTCAAGTAAGTCTCCATAATTTTGGCTTTCGAGAAGCGGTTTTCTGCGTCCCAGGAAAGGAATACTTCCTTGATTTTACGGGCGTAAGAACGATCATTTTTATCCAGGTACAAGTTCTTCACCAACTGTTGAGTTATGGTGGAGCCACCTTCGACAATGTGTCCGGCTTCCCGGTTTCGCTTAAAAGCTCGAATTACGCCTACAAAATCTATGCCGTGATGTTGGTAGAAGTGATGATCTTCTGCGGCAACTAGCGCCTTTTGCATGGCGACGGATACTTTTCCAAGCGCGACCGGTTGACGGTCTCTGTCTGCCCGCACGGTGCAAATATACTTGTCGTTCCGGTCAAAAAATTGGATGCCGCGATTCGCGTCCTTCAGTGTAGGTAACTTCGCCTCTCCAACTCGTAACTGTTCTCTCAAATGTGTCACACCGATGGCTGTGACTGTGAGCGCGAGCGACAGTGAAAATAGTGACCAGAAGGTCGTTTGCAGTAATGAATAGCGGCTTAGTTGGAACTTCGCCAATTGATTAGAAATTGATTCGCAATCTGTATTTGTGTCAGTATTTGATCGCGTATTTGTATTTGTACTGATATTTGTGTGCATTTGCGAGCCTTTCCGAATGCAAGAGAGAAACCGCATTGCGTAAGCAATGCGACCGATCAGTGTTTTTCTTCCAACGTGCTCTTCGACGGTTGTCTCTTGAACCTTGTTCCGGGCTTCCCAGTTGTTGGTTTTGGGTTGTTTTGAGAGAGTGATGACTCAGGTGAGTGATGCGGAATGTTGATAGATAGCCGCAATATTTCGCCGTGTAATAAATGTTCACCGGAAAAATCTAGTGTGAGTTAGGCTACAAGCGAATTTCCACGATTAACCGGGCGATGCCTCAGCTGACTTTCTTACTGTTGATTGTAAATTGCTGCAACTCGCACGCTTTGTCACCGTCTGTTTTGATCCGATTTAGGAGGTTGAAATGAATAGTCATAGAGAAAATTTCTCGCTCGTGCGAGCCCTTGGCCTCGCCATACAGGAGCGGCGTTTAAAGCTAAACCTTTCGCAGAAGGAACTCGCTGAGGAAGCAGGAGTTGATCGCGCATATATCAGTAACATCGAACAAGCCAAGCGAAATCCCAGCTTGAGTGCCATGCGTAATCTCGCCACAGGATTGCGAACCAAGCTCTCCAGATTGATTGGAACCGCTGAGCGCATAGAGAACGAACTCGATTAACGCAGTGAAAGCCAGCGTAAGAGAATTATTCAGGCCTGGGTTGGTTCGAGCGTATTGGTGCAGGCGATTGCCTTGTTGCAATTTCTGCTAAAAATGATCCATGAAATCAGACAGAACGGCAAGAGGAAGGCACAGTGCCAGTTTTGTGCGGCTTTGAATGGAATGTAGATTGCCATTAGTTGACTTCCGAACCAAAAAACCAGGAACGATAGCGACCAAATGCGCTCAAAAATGTCAGTGAGGCGGAACGAACTGTAGACTCCTACTGCAGAGACTGACATCGCGAAAGGCACCGACAAAATAGCCAGGTCATAAAAGTTTGCATGCAGACCAAAGACGAAAGATAGTGCCAGACTAATGAACAGAGCGTGTCCATCGTATTTCCCATCACTAAGCAAAGCCTTTCGCCAGACCGCATAAGACGCAACCGCCGTCATCAAGGTAGTTGCTATGCCAAAGATTTGCAGTGGTTTGGGTGCAAAGATGTAGCCCAGAATGCAGCGCAAGTTTACACAAATGTCTCTGGGAGCGAAAAACTTTCCTTCATACGTGTCCCTCTCGACTGCCGCTAAAAACGCAGGATAGTTCAGCACCGTGTCGAAGCCCATTACACACGCGGCTCCCAGGTAGAGGATGATGCTCGTCACAATTAACGATGCAAAAGCTTTCCATTGCCTTTTGGCGATGAACATTACACCTGGTATCAAGCAGTGATGAGGTTTGGACAACGCAAAAAAGGCCAGAAGCACCCCGGCGAGGATTTGCTTATCCTTCCTCCACGCCAGGTATATGCCCGTCAGCAACGCTGCTAGCAAAAATCCAGTTTGACCGAGACAAATCGACTGGCGCGAACCAGGGCTGGCAAGCACCACAATCCAGAAGTAGAGCCAATCCAAAGGCTTGTCTTTCACCTTGATCACTTTGTTGACCATAACCACTGCAGCGATCACTTGCAAAAATG encodes the following:
- a CDS encoding PBP1A family penicillin-binding protein, producing MRFLSCIRKGSQMHTNISTNTNTRSNTDTNTDCESISNQLAKFQLSRYSLLQTTFWSLFSLSLALTVTAIGVTHLREQLRVGEAKLPTLKDANRGIQFFDRNDKYICTVRADRDRQPVALGKVSVAMQKALVAAEDHHFYQHHGIDFVGVIRAFKRNREAGHIVEGGSTITQQLVKNLYLDKNDRSYARKIKEVFLSWDAENRFSKAKIMETYLNEIYFGGGVYGIERAANNYFNKHASQLNVAESAFLAGLIKSPSVYGNPANIKLAISRQHDVLDKMAEYGYISREEAKTLKSQKLAFNKGATPIKYPYYIAFALEQVKREFGPSMWTQDLRVYTNLDPEAQKLASEKLTRGIKNAPRGVNQGALVSLNVSDSAVIAMVGGVGDYKDNQWNRALFPHTAGSCFKPFVYLAGLMNGILEPDSMINDAPLEYKEECGPAWKPKNFDGQFKGWVTVRDALINSRNICAIRIAMLTGIQPVIDAARAAGLQSKMDPYPSLALGTCAVSPLEMATAYATLARNGVYMPPQALREIDTADGKKIAFRATPSSNLPAASVATLVDAMQDVVNRGTGTQARLPGIPVAGKTGTADGARDIWFAGFTPDTVTAVWGGSDKNQAVKGHNVTGGTVVAQIWREYMSGYYAIHKPSRTLAFAKPATKFAGSLPQFNDETLLATDATTVDITHLDKIPRVEPTNVNAYQLANNVPTILANAITAKEKGVGKAFIVLAAEAAERFQKGSSETARQYTATQQSQQTPLIAQAESMQTESMQSCSDQPTPEQFAYARKMLSLQASQASQVQ
- a CDS encoding DUF2029 domain-containing protein, with product MTTRRLADSPLPLAQLQNQAMNASRKLASVIYKIEQVMADLVIIAASMFLLGWTVWEFVSFFAQPTHVFTDNLKVNPIQGIDYMKQLSLAWLTRVDPKHVYDLEIQRQWICAHIAPNYYVDVAHCNPSYYTPPFCVLVIPLTFLPFEKGYLIWSFLQVIAAVVMVNKVIKVKDKPLDWLYFWIVVLASPGSRQSICLGQTGFLLAALLTGIYLAWRKDKQILAGVLLAFFALSKPHHCLIPGVMFIAKRQWKAFASLIVTSIILYLGAACVMGFDTVLNYPAFLAAVERDTYEGKFFAPRDICVNLRCILGYIFAPKPLQIFGIATTLMTAVASYAVWRKALLSDGKYDGHALFISLALSFVFGLHANFYDLAILSVPFAMSVSAVGVYSSFRLTDIFERIWSLSFLVFWFGSQLMAIYIPFKAAQNWHCAFLLPFCLISWIIFSRNCNKAIACTNTLEPTQA
- a CDS encoding XRE family transcriptional regulator; translated protein: MNSHRENFSLVRALGLAIQERRLKLNLSQKELAEEAGVDRAYISNIEQAKRNPSLSAMRNLATGLRTKLSRLIGTAERIENELD